One stretch of Trichocoleus desertorum ATA4-8-CV12 DNA includes these proteins:
- the hpsE gene encoding hormogonium polysaccharide biosynthesis glycosyltransferase HpsE, with product MIDFTVAIRTYNGEKRLPALLDRLRSQVGTEDFSWEVVIVDNNSSDNTKKVVQAYQANWPQAYPIRYAFEAEQGAAFARQRAIREAQGTFIGFLDDDNLPTPDWVAKACAFGQQHPQAGAYGGQIRGNFEVAPPQNFERIAAFLAIIDRGQQVFRYNTKVLPPGAGLVVRKQAWLENVPSRLLLRGPVGTSLSAKSEDIEALAYLRRGGWEIWHNPAMCIYHEIPKSRLEKAYLLNLCRGAGLGRHHIRMIGFKPWQRPFAFPIYLANDVRKLLLHFIKYYPVIKTDVVAACEMELLLGILISPFFLWREKYLEVKAASKCPDSLSTSV from the coding sequence ATGATTGACTTTACTGTCGCCATACGCACTTATAACGGGGAAAAGCGTCTGCCTGCTCTTTTGGATCGATTGCGATCGCAGGTGGGAACCGAGGACTTCTCCTGGGAAGTGGTGATTGTTGATAATAACAGCAGCGATAACACTAAAAAGGTTGTTCAAGCTTACCAAGCCAACTGGCCCCAAGCTTATCCGATCAGATATGCCTTTGAAGCGGAGCAAGGTGCAGCATTTGCTAGACAGCGGGCGATTCGCGAAGCTCAAGGCACCTTCATTGGGTTTTTAGACGACGACAATCTACCCACTCCAGATTGGGTAGCGAAAGCCTGTGCTTTTGGCCAACAGCACCCCCAAGCCGGAGCTTATGGTGGTCAGATTCGAGGCAACTTTGAAGTCGCGCCTCCCCAAAACTTTGAACGAATTGCGGCGTTCTTAGCCATTATTGACCGGGGTCAGCAGGTATTTCGGTACAACACCAAGGTTCTGCCTCCTGGCGCAGGACTAGTAGTGCGTAAGCAAGCTTGGTTAGAGAATGTGCCTTCACGCCTGCTATTACGGGGTCCTGTCGGTACATCCCTATCTGCTAAAAGTGAAGATATTGAAGCCCTGGCTTATCTCAGGCGGGGAGGTTGGGAAATTTGGCATAACCCAGCCATGTGTATTTATCACGAGATTCCTAAGTCTCGTTTAGAAAAAGCTTATTTGCTCAACTTGTGTCGAGGGGCGGGGTTAGGTCGCCACCACATTCGGATGATTGGCTTCAAGCCTTGGCAAAGACCCTTTGCCTTCCCGATTTACCTAGCCAATGATGTGCGTAAGCTGTTGCTGCACTTCATCAAGTACTACCCAGTGATTAAAACCGATGTAGTTGCCGCTTGTGAAATGGAGCTACTGCTAGGAATTTTGATTAGTCCTTTCTTCCTTTGGCGGGAAAAGTACTTAGAGGTGAAAGCAGCAAGTAAATGCCCTGACTCTCTTTCTACCTCGGTCTAA
- a CDS encoding glycosyltransferase codes for MQRRVIIYRDLLLPYSETFIPAQVESLTAYTGFYVGTSRTTNAAALIPPDRSLTLSDRVSSPAFWKMALKLGGIVESQWLRSLQKLSAHLIHAHFGIDGIWGLFLARKLGLPLVVTFHGNDATGMDRHPSGQVRVNPLDFLFKRGQFFRDLYVSRRGQLFAEAACVIAVSEFIREQLIKKGCPAEKVTVHYIGVDVDKFTPNPAIAREPVVLFVGRLVEKKGCGHLIRAIAQVQTTLPTVELVVIGDGPLRSTLEQQADNLLKHYRFLGAQSPEAVQGWMNRAAVFSVPSITARTGDAEGFGMVFAEAQAMELPVVSFATGGVPEAVAHGETGFLAPEGDWETLAKYLLTLLQETQLRQRFAAAGRQRIIQHFNLKHNTAKLEAIYDSVLAKSG; via the coding sequence ATGCAGAGAAGAGTAATCATCTATCGGGATCTGCTACTTCCCTACTCGGAAACCTTTATTCCTGCTCAGGTGGAAAGTTTGACTGCCTACACGGGTTTTTACGTAGGCACCTCACGCACTACTAATGCGGCAGCTTTAATCCCACCTGACAGAAGCCTTACCTTAAGCGATCGCGTTTCCTCCCCTGCATTCTGGAAGATGGCGCTCAAATTGGGTGGGATAGTCGAGTCGCAATGGTTGCGATCGCTGCAAAAATTATCGGCTCACTTAATTCATGCCCACTTTGGCATTGATGGTATTTGGGGCCTATTCCTCGCCAGAAAACTAGGCTTGCCTCTAGTTGTGACATTTCACGGCAATGACGCTACAGGTATGGATCGCCACCCCTCAGGTCAGGTGCGGGTTAATCCACTGGACTTTCTATTTAAGCGTGGGCAATTTTTTCGAGACCTCTATGTCAGCAGGCGGGGCCAGTTATTTGCCGAAGCTGCTTGTGTGATTGCGGTCTCGGAGTTTATCCGCGAGCAATTGATTAAAAAAGGCTGCCCAGCCGAGAAAGTCACAGTTCACTACATCGGCGTGGATGTAGACAAATTTACTCCGAACCCAGCGATCGCCCGTGAACCTGTGGTTTTGTTTGTGGGCCGCTTGGTAGAGAAAAAAGGCTGTGGGCATCTCATTCGAGCGATCGCCCAAGTCCAAACTACCCTGCCCACTGTGGAACTCGTGGTGATTGGTGATGGCCCTTTGCGTTCTACTTTGGAGCAACAAGCTGACAACTTACTCAAACACTATCGCTTTTTAGGAGCTCAGTCTCCAGAAGCAGTACAAGGCTGGATGAACCGGGCAGCCGTTTTTAGCGTGCCTAGTATTACTGCTCGCACCGGAGATGCAGAAGGGTTTGGCATGGTATTTGCCGAAGCTCAAGCAATGGAATTGCCTGTGGTGAGCTTTGCTACGGGAGGTGTGCCTGAAGCAGTCGCCCACGGCGAAACAGGGTTTCTTGCTCCAGAAGGAGACTGGGAGACATTAGCTAAGTATCTGTTGACTTTGTTGCAAGAAACCCAATTGCGGCAGCGCTTTGCGGCTGCGGGTAGACAGCGCATCATCCAACATTTCAACTTAAAGCACAATACAGCCAAGCTGGAGGCTATTTACGATAGCGTCCTAGCTAAAAGTGGGTAG
- a CDS encoding glycosyltransferase family 2 protein: protein MADWSLKTPIALLIYKRPSTTEKVFEAIRKAKPPQLLVIANAPRPDQPGEAEKCAETRAIIDRVDWDCQVFKNYADSFLSCKDRIASGLDWVFETVDRAIVLEDDCVPDPTFFRFCDELLDRYQDDERVASIAGTSYQVQRSRSQYSYSFSHYNLLWGWATWRRAWQHYDVNMKLWPEIRDSGWLVDCLGDEQTANHWSRAFERTYNGFDTWDDQWVLNCWIQSGLSIVPHVNLVSNIGFGNESTHTKDSFDWRAAMPVQSIPFPLKHPEFVIRDVQADKAIQEKYYNWLAKQRTLGERAKRKVRRAQKLMQDFRRGDHQGDLRSLITQLIRE from the coding sequence ATGGCTGATTGGTCTTTGAAAACACCCATTGCTCTCTTAATTTACAAGCGGCCTAGTACGACAGAGAAAGTGTTTGAGGCAATTCGCAAAGCGAAGCCACCTCAACTATTAGTGATCGCTAACGCCCCTCGTCCCGATCAACCGGGTGAAGCGGAGAAATGTGCGGAAACTCGCGCTATTATTGACCGAGTTGACTGGGATTGTCAGGTGTTCAAAAACTATGCGGATAGTTTTTTGAGCTGTAAAGATCGGATAGCCAGCGGCTTAGATTGGGTGTTTGAGACGGTCGATCGCGCCATTGTTTTAGAAGATGATTGTGTGCCAGATCCGACTTTTTTTCGATTCTGTGATGAGTTATTAGATCGCTATCAAGACGATGAAAGAGTGGCGAGTATTGCGGGTACCAGTTATCAGGTGCAGCGATCGCGATCGCAGTATAGTTACTCTTTCTCTCACTACAACCTCCTGTGGGGTTGGGCTACCTGGCGGCGCGCTTGGCAGCACTACGATGTGAACATGAAACTCTGGCCAGAAATCCGCGATTCTGGTTGGTTGGTGGATTGCCTAGGAGATGAGCAGACGGCAAACCATTGGAGCCGAGCCTTCGAGCGGACCTACAACGGGTTTGACACTTGGGATGATCAATGGGTTTTGAACTGCTGGATTCAAAGCGGTCTTAGCATCGTTCCCCATGTAAATCTGGTCTCTAACATTGGTTTTGGTAACGAATCGACGCATACCAAAGACAGCTTTGATTGGCGAGCGGCGATGCCTGTGCAATCCATACCATTTCCTTTAAAGCATCCGGAATTTGTGATTCGGGATGTCCAGGCGGATAAAGCCATTCAAGAAAAATATTACAACTGGCTGGCGAAGCAACGGACTCTGGGGGAGAGAGCTAAACGCAAAGTCCGACGCGCTCAAAAGTTGATGCAAGATTTCCGTCGAGGCGATCATCAGGGGGATCTGCGATCGCTGATTACTCAATTAATTCGAGAATAG
- a CDS encoding acyltransferase, translated as MNADSAPSTAQRSHRQEAFITALVGWVPLSPGFSLRQKLYHSIFAKLGSLVFIRPGAEFVGADCIEVGNRVSIQRGVRVDSKGQNNRISLADWVHLDRGVDIRTTGDNCQIEIGEHTVVNPYTCIHGPGSITIGKDCLIASHVGIYANNHIFADPNCKIREQGLTCQGIAIGDDCWLGAGVKVIDGVTIGQGSVIGAGAVVTKDIPPYSIALGVPAKVIGQRQKYPVPMVEMLVGDN; from the coding sequence ATGAATGCCGACTCTGCTCCATCTACTGCTCAGCGATCGCACCGGCAAGAGGCCTTTATCACCGCGCTTGTAGGTTGGGTGCCGTTGTCTCCCGGTTTCTCCCTACGCCAAAAGCTCTATCACTCCATTTTTGCCAAACTGGGCAGCCTAGTGTTTATTCGACCGGGAGCCGAATTTGTTGGGGCTGACTGCATTGAAGTAGGTAATCGAGTCAGCATTCAGCGGGGTGTCCGAGTGGATAGCAAAGGCCAAAATAACCGTATTTCTTTGGCAGATTGGGTTCACTTGGATAGGGGCGTAGATATTCGTACGACTGGAGATAATTGCCAGATCGAAATTGGCGAACATACGGTTGTGAATCCTTACACTTGTATTCATGGTCCTGGCTCAATCACGATTGGCAAGGATTGCTTAATTGCCTCTCATGTTGGAATCTATGCCAACAATCATATCTTTGCTGATCCAAATTGCAAGATTCGGGAACAAGGTTTGACTTGTCAGGGCATCGCGATCGGAGATGATTGTTGGCTAGGAGCGGGGGTGAAGGTCATCGATGGAGTTACGATCGGCCAGGGCAGCGTTATTGGAGCAGGTGCGGTGGTGACGAAGGATATCCCTCCCTACTCGATCGCGCTAGGAGTTCCTGCTAAGGTAATTGGTCAACGACAAAAGTACCCAGTACCAATGGTGGAAATGCTCGTTGGAGACAATTGA
- a CDS encoding GMC family oxidoreductase, whose protein sequence is MLIDARTLPAGTTIESDICIIGAGPAGITLAREFMGQDFRVCLLESGGAESDQATQSLCQGENSGDLYQDLCKSRHRQFGGTANEWHITITPEEIGGRCGPLEAIDFEKRDGIPYTGWPFDRAYLDPFYQRAQQLCQMGPFAYSANAWEDDKNPRLPFLDGKVATTVYQFTPRGAFTQEYQEELRRADNITTYLHANVVDIETNEVAKTVTRVQVACLEGDCFWVSAKLFILATGGIENARLMLLANETQNVGLGNQNDLVGRFFMDHPGLSYMFFPNQRQIFNSTALYDLRRVKGTAIKGKLVLTEEVKRQEKLLNSGALIHPRPKGFRSQAVSSLKTLLSSARKAQVPSQPFKHLGNVVNGADELALSTYRRLRKIQPILPNDIEGGWSHLPHKEKQFASFQISQMIEQAPNPDSRVLLSDERDRLGRRQVKLHWSWHELDVYSVKRTYEILDAELRRSGIGRLESDWQFEGKDLTDTSAHHHIGTTRMHDDPKQGVVDANCQVHGMSNLFVAGSSVFPTGGYVNPTLTIIALALRLADHVKQQMAAQMATIN, encoded by the coding sequence ATGTTAATTGATGCGCGCACCCTGCCTGCAGGCACGACAATTGAATCTGATATCTGCATTATTGGTGCTGGACCCGCAGGGATTACCCTGGCACGCGAATTTATGGGACAGGACTTTCGCGTTTGCCTGCTAGAGAGTGGTGGTGCTGAGTCTGATCAAGCTACGCAGTCTCTGTGCCAAGGGGAGAACAGCGGTGACCTGTATCAAGACTTGTGTAAGTCGCGCCATCGTCAATTTGGTGGGACAGCCAATGAGTGGCATATCACCATTACGCCAGAAGAAATCGGTGGGCGTTGTGGCCCTTTAGAGGCGATCGATTTTGAAAAGCGGGACGGCATTCCCTATACGGGCTGGCCTTTCGATCGCGCCTACTTAGACCCCTTCTATCAAAGAGCCCAGCAGCTTTGTCAGATGGGGCCGTTTGCTTACAGTGCTAACGCCTGGGAAGACGATAAAAACCCTCGCCTACCGTTTCTAGATGGCAAGGTAGCGACGACGGTTTATCAATTTACGCCTCGTGGTGCGTTCACGCAGGAATACCAGGAAGAACTGCGACGAGCTGACAATATCACTACTTATCTCCACGCCAATGTAGTAGACATTGAAACCAATGAAGTCGCGAAAACCGTGACTCGTGTGCAAGTGGCTTGTTTAGAAGGCGATTGCTTTTGGGTGAGCGCCAAACTATTTATTCTAGCTACAGGCGGGATTGAGAATGCGCGATTAATGCTGCTAGCAAATGAGACTCAGAACGTGGGCTTGGGCAACCAGAACGACCTAGTAGGGCGATTCTTTATGGATCATCCTGGTCTCAGCTACATGTTTTTCCCTAATCAACGACAAATCTTTAACTCCACTGCTCTGTACGACTTGCGCCGAGTTAAAGGAACTGCAATCAAGGGAAAACTGGTGCTGACGGAAGAAGTTAAGCGTCAGGAGAAACTGCTAAATAGCGGCGCATTGATTCATCCCAGACCTAAAGGTTTCCGTTCTCAGGCTGTGAGTTCTCTGAAAACGCTACTCTCCTCCGCTCGAAAAGCCCAAGTTCCCTCCCAACCTTTCAAGCACTTAGGCAATGTGGTCAACGGAGCGGATGAGCTAGCTCTCTCTACTTATCGACGGCTGAGAAAGATTCAGCCGATCCTGCCAAATGATATTGAGGGCGGTTGGTCGCATCTTCCCCACAAAGAAAAGCAGTTCGCGTCTTTCCAGATTAGCCAGATGATCGAGCAGGCTCCGAATCCCGATAGCCGCGTCCTGCTCAGCGATGAGCGCGATCGCCTAGGTCGTAGACAGGTCAAACTGCATTGGAGTTGGCATGAGCTAGATGTCTACAGCGTCAAACGCACTTATGAAATTCTGGATGCAGAGCTGAGAAGGTCAGGTATTGGCAGATTAGAGAGCGATTGGCAGTTTGAAGGCAAAGATCTAACCGATACCAGCGCCCACCACCACATCGGCACCACCCGGATGCACGACGACCCCAAGCAAGGCGTAGTAGATGCCAATTGCCAAGTGCATGGCATGTCAAATCTGTTTGTAGCAGGAAGTTCTGTGTTTCCGACGGGTGGCTACGTCAATCCCACCCTCACCATCATCGCTCTAGCGCTGCGCTTGGCTGATCATGTGAAGCAACAGATGGCTGCCCAAATGGCAACGATTAACTAA
- the rfbF gene encoding glucose-1-phosphate cytidylyltransferase has translation MKAVILAGGLGTRLSEETTIKPKPMVEIGGRPILWHIMKTYSAHGINDFIICCGYKGYVIKEYFANYFLHMSDVTFDMRFNQMNVHCGYAEPWRVTLVDTGEETLTGGRLRRVREHIGNETFCFTYGDGVSNVNVQELVEFHKSQKTLATLTATQPPGRFGAICLGSEQNKIESFQEKPEGDGAWINGGYFVLEPEVIDYIYGDSAVWEKEPLQKLASDGELSAYRHNGFWQPMDTLRDKQYLEELWKSGKAPWKVW, from the coding sequence ATGAAAGCCGTGATACTGGCTGGCGGACTCGGAACTCGTCTCAGCGAGGAAACGACCATTAAGCCCAAACCGATGGTGGAAATTGGTGGTCGGCCTATCCTCTGGCACATTATGAAGACTTACTCAGCTCATGGCATCAATGACTTCATCATTTGCTGTGGCTATAAAGGCTACGTGATTAAAGAGTATTTCGCCAACTATTTTTTACACATGTCCGATGTCACATTTGACATGCGGTTTAACCAAATGAACGTGCATTGTGGCTATGCCGAGCCTTGGCGGGTGACCTTGGTAGATACCGGAGAGGAAACGCTTACGGGCGGGCGACTGAGACGGGTGAGAGAGCACATTGGTAACGAGACCTTTTGCTTTACTTATGGCGATGGCGTCAGTAATGTCAATGTGCAAGAGTTAGTGGAGTTTCATAAGTCCCAAAAAACCCTAGCTACCCTAACTGCTACCCAACCACCCGGACGCTTTGGTGCCATTTGCTTAGGTTCAGAGCAAAACAAAATTGAGAGTTTTCAGGAGAAGCCGGAAGGGGATGGCGCTTGGATTAATGGTGGCTATTTTGTTTTAGAGCCAGAAGTGATTGACTACATCTACGGGGACTCGGCAGTTTGGGAAAAAGAGCCGCTCCAGAAGCTGGCTTCCGATGGAGAGCTTTCCGCTTACAGACACAATGGGTTTTGGCAACCGATGGATACGCTGCGCGACAAGCAATATCTAGAAGAGCTGTGGAAGAGTGGTAAGGCTCCTTGGAAAGTGTGGTAG
- the lhgO gene encoding L-2-hydroxyglutarate oxidase — protein sequence MYDFAIIGGGIAGLSTGMALGRKYPDAKILVLEKESNWAFHQTGNNSGVIHSGIYYKPGSFKSKFCRDGSRSMVEFCQEHGIAHEVCGKVIVATDESELPRLENLYQRGLENGLNVTKITAEEVREVEPHVSCIAGIRVPTTGIVSYKQVCLKYVELIRLQGGDLRLNTKVTKIVQAGDRQVLETNQGEFETRFVVNCAGLHSDRVARMGQADPKAKIVPFRGEYYELVPEKRSLVKTLIYPVPNPAFPFLGVHFTKMIDGTVHAGPNAVLSLKREGYKKTDFDLRDFAEVMTYPAFWKLAAKHADEGIQEIIRSFSKAAFVRSLQKLIPEVRSEDLIPTHAGVRAQALMDDGKLVDDFLIIPGPNSIHVCNAPSPAATSSLEIGKAIAAQIPQPQHLQAALSV from the coding sequence ATGTATGATTTCGCGATAATTGGCGGCGGCATTGCTGGCCTTTCTACCGGGATGGCATTAGGCCGAAAATATCCAGATGCCAAGATTTTAGTTTTAGAAAAAGAAAGTAATTGGGCCTTTCACCAAACAGGCAATAACAGTGGAGTCATCCACTCTGGCATCTATTACAAACCAGGCAGCTTTAAATCAAAATTCTGTCGAGATGGTAGCCGCTCGATGGTGGAGTTTTGCCAAGAGCACGGCATCGCTCACGAAGTTTGTGGCAAGGTAATTGTCGCCACGGATGAGAGCGAACTTCCTCGGCTGGAAAATCTCTACCAACGCGGTTTAGAGAATGGCTTGAATGTCACTAAGATCACGGCTGAGGAAGTCCGGGAAGTTGAGCCGCATGTGAGCTGCATTGCAGGGATTCGTGTTCCCACGACGGGCATTGTCAGCTATAAGCAGGTTTGCCTCAAGTATGTCGAGCTGATTCGGCTCCAGGGTGGTGACCTACGGCTGAATACTAAAGTGACCAAGATTGTCCAGGCAGGCGATCGCCAAGTCCTCGAAACCAATCAAGGAGAATTCGAGACTCGGTTTGTGGTGAATTGTGCGGGGCTGCATAGCGATCGCGTTGCCAGAATGGGCCAAGCCGACCCGAAAGCTAAGATTGTGCCGTTCCGGGGTGAGTATTACGAACTGGTGCCAGAAAAGCGCTCCTTGGTCAAAACGCTAATCTATCCCGTCCCTAATCCAGCGTTTCCGTTCTTGGGGGTTCACTTCACCAAGATGATTGACGGCACCGTCCATGCTGGCCCCAACGCGGTTCTGAGCCTCAAGCGCGAAGGATACAAGAAAACCGATTTTGACTTGCGGGATTTTGCCGAAGTCATGACCTATCCTGCTTTCTGGAAGCTAGCCGCTAAACATGCGGATGAAGGGATTCAGGAGATTATTCGCTCCTTTAGCAAAGCTGCCTTTGTCCGTAGTTTGCAAAAGCTGATTCCGGAAGTGCGCTCCGAGGATTTGATTCCTACCCATGCTGGTGTTCGAGCACAAGCCCTGATGGATGACGGGAAACTAGTGGATGATTTTCTGATTATCCCTGGTCCCAATTCCATCCATGTCTGCAATGCTCCTTCTCCGGCGGCTACCTCTTCTTTAGAAATTGGTAAAGCGATCGCCGCTCAAATTCCCCAACCGCAACATCTTCAGGCAGCGTTAAGCGTATAG
- a CDS encoding SDR family oxidoreductase: MKVLVTGTEGYLGSLFAPLLMKHGHEVIGVDTGYYKVGWLYNATDLTAKTLNKDIRHITAEDLQGVDAVVHMAELSNDPTGQLSPNITYDINHKGSVRLAELAKAAGVRRFIYMSSCSVYGVATGQDVTEESEVNPQTAYAICKTLVERDLQPMADDNFSPTFMRNATAFGASPRMRFDIVLNNLAGLAWTTKEIKMISDGTPWRPLVHALDIAKALLCVLEAPRDIIHNQIFNVGDTAHNYRVKEIAEIVAEIFTGCQLSFGANVADNRSYRVSFEKINSILPGFKCEWDARRGAQQLFDLFNQIDMDEATFLSRGFTRLKQLEYLLRTQQIDLDFFWRQ; this comes from the coding sequence ATGAAAGTATTGGTCACTGGCACAGAAGGATATCTCGGCTCCCTGTTTGCGCCGCTGTTAATGAAGCACGGCCACGAAGTGATTGGCGTAGACACTGGATATTACAAGGTTGGCTGGCTCTACAACGCTACCGACCTCACTGCCAAAACCCTCAATAAGGATATCCGTCACATCACCGCTGAAGATCTCCAAGGCGTAGATGCAGTGGTTCATATGGCGGAACTGTCCAACGACCCCACCGGGCAACTCTCGCCCAACATCACCTATGACATCAACCACAAAGGCTCTGTGCGCTTAGCAGAACTGGCAAAAGCCGCTGGTGTACGTCGCTTTATCTATATGTCTTCTTGCAGCGTCTACGGAGTGGCAACGGGTCAAGATGTTACGGAGGAGTCGGAAGTGAATCCTCAAACCGCTTACGCCATCTGCAAAACTTTGGTAGAGCGGGACTTGCAGCCGATGGCAGACGACAACTTCTCCCCCACCTTCATGCGGAACGCCACGGCCTTCGGAGCTTCTCCCCGGATGCGCTTTGACATTGTGCTGAACAACCTGGCGGGTCTAGCTTGGACGACTAAAGAGATCAAGATGATCAGTGATGGCACTCCCTGGCGACCTCTAGTACATGCCCTAGACATTGCCAAAGCCCTTCTCTGTGTCCTAGAAGCTCCGCGCGATATTATCCACAACCAGATCTTTAACGTCGGAGATACGGCTCATAATTACCGTGTGAAAGAGATTGCGGAAATTGTGGCGGAGATCTTTACAGGCTGTCAGCTCAGCTTTGGAGCCAATGTGGCGGATAACCGCAGCTACCGCGTCTCCTTCGAGAAAATTAACTCCATCCTTCCTGGCTTTAAGTGTGAGTGGGATGCCCGACGTGGTGCCCAACAACTGTTTGATTTGTTTAACCAAATCGACATGGATGAAGCCACCTTCCTATCTAGAGGCTTCACTCGCCTAAAACAGCTGGAATATCTCCTGCGGACGCAGCAAATTGATTTAGATTTCTTCTGGAGACAGTAA
- the rfbC gene encoding dTDP-4-dehydrorhamnose 3,5-epimerase, producing the protein MLFTETPLKGAFVIDLEHRNDHRGFFARTFCAKEFEDHGLKPTVAQCNLSYNHKQGTLRGMHYQTPPAAETKLIRCTQGAIYDVIIDMRPDSPTYLAHFGIELSAENRRALYVPEMFAHGYQALTDGAEVIYQVGEFYTPGYEKGLRYNDPVFNIEWPLPVTEISEKDQSWPLFETVMVGAQA; encoded by the coding sequence ATGCTATTTACCGAAACGCCACTCAAGGGTGCCTTTGTTATTGACTTAGAACACCGCAACGACCATCGCGGTTTCTTCGCTCGCACCTTCTGCGCCAAAGAGTTTGAAGACCACGGACTCAAGCCCACTGTGGCTCAGTGCAATCTCTCCTACAACCATAAGCAGGGGACATTGCGAGGGATGCATTACCAAACCCCTCCCGCTGCTGAAACTAAGCTGATTCGCTGTACTCAAGGAGCCATCTACGACGTCATCATCGATATGCGTCCGGACTCTCCCACCTATTTGGCTCACTTCGGCATTGAATTGAGTGCGGAAAATCGTCGGGCGCTGTATGTGCCAGAAATGTTTGCCCACGGCTATCAAGCGCTGACCGATGGCGCGGAGGTGATTTACCAGGTAGGTGAGTTTTATACTCCGGGCTATGAGAAAGGTCTGCGGTATAACGACCCTGTCTTTAACATTGAGTGGCCCTTGCCCGTCACGGAAATTTCGGAAAAAGACCAATCTTGGCCCTTGTTTGAAACGGTAATGGTAGGAGCACAAGCATGA
- a CDS encoding Gfo/Idh/MocA family oxidoreductase, translating to MIIVDRALQARAEAGNPVRVGMIGAGFMGRGIANQIANSVPGMELVAIFNRNLDGARRAYTEAGITDVRVVNTVADLEAAIAQGQCAVTEDAMLLCQAEGIDALIEVTGTIEFGAQVVLEAIAHRKHVILMNAELDGTIGPILKVHADREGVILSACDGDQPGVQMNLYRFVKSLGLTPLLCGNIKGLQDPYRNPTTQEGFAKRWGQKAHMVTSFADGSKISFEQAIVANATGMKVAKRGMLGYDYTGHVDEMTHMYDVDQLKELGGIVDYVVGTKPGPGVFVFGTHDDPKQQHYLNLYKLGEGPLYSFYTPYHLCHFEVPLSVARAVLFQDPVMAPLGGPIVDVVTTAKIDLKAGETLDGIGFYMTYGQCENSDVTQAQNLLPMGLAEGCRLKRDVPKDQVLTYDDVELPRGRLCDKLRTEQGAHFGMPKTLINVGARA from the coding sequence ATGATTATTGTCGATCGCGCGTTACAAGCCCGCGCTGAAGCAGGCAACCCCGTCCGAGTCGGCATGATCGGGGCTGGATTCATGGGTCGAGGCATTGCCAACCAAATTGCTAACTCAGTGCCAGGGATGGAATTGGTTGCCATCTTTAACCGCAACCTGGACGGAGCCAGACGCGCTTACACCGAAGCAGGTATCACCGATGTTCGCGTGGTAAACACCGTAGCTGATTTAGAAGCGGCGATCGCCCAAGGTCAGTGTGCTGTCACCGAAGACGCGATGCTGTTGTGCCAAGCCGAAGGCATTGACGCCCTAATCGAGGTCACAGGCACGATCGAATTTGGCGCGCAAGTGGTGCTAGAAGCGATCGCCCACCGCAAGCATGTGATCTTGATGAACGCCGAACTCGATGGCACCATCGGCCCCATCCTCAAAGTCCATGCCGACCGGGAAGGTGTGATCCTCTCTGCTTGTGATGGCGACCAACCCGGCGTGCAGATGAACCTCTACCGCTTCGTCAAAAGCCTTGGCCTGACTCCCTTGCTGTGCGGCAACATCAAAGGTTTGCAAGACCCCTACCGCAACCCTACCACTCAAGAAGGTTTTGCTAAGCGCTGGGGCCAGAAAGCCCATATGGTGACCAGTTTTGCTGATGGCAGCAAGATCTCCTTTGAGCAGGCGATCGTAGCCAACGCAACGGGGATGAAAGTCGCCAAGCGGGGCATGTTGGGCTATGACTACACAGGTCATGTAGACGAAATGACCCACATGTACGACGTAGACCAGCTCAAAGAACTGGGCGGCATTGTGGATTATGTCGTTGGTACTAAGCCAGGTCCGGGTGTCTTCGTCTTCGGGACTCATGATGACCCGAAACAGCAGCACTACCTGAATCTGTACAAGCTAGGCGAAGGCCCCCTCTACAGCTTCTACACCCCCTATCACCTCTGCCACTTTGAAGTGCCCTTGTCAGTAGCTCGCGCGGTGCTGTTCCAAGATCCAGTCATGGCTCCTTTGGGTGGTCCTATCGTAGATGTGGTCACCACTGCCAAGATTGACCTGAAAGCGGGAGAAACTCTGGATGGCATTGGCTTCTACATGACCTACGGTCAGTGCGAGAACTCTGATGTCACTCAAGCCCAAAACCTCTTACCCATGGGCTTAGCGGAAGGTTGCCGTCTCAAGCGAGATGTGCCCAAAGACCAAGTGCTCACCTACGATGACGTAGAGCTACCTAGAGGAAGATTGTGCGATAAACTTCGGACTGAGCAAGGCGCACACTTTGGTATGCCTAAAACACTCATAAATGTTGGAGCTAGGGCTTAA